One segment of Eriocheir sinensis breed Jianghai 21 chromosome 69, ASM2467909v1, whole genome shotgun sequence DNA contains the following:
- the LOC126988480 gene encoding matrix metalloproteinase-15-like isoform X2 → MHSDVASALMVPFYQDFPDVFPLPEDDVRAIRVLYGPPDHAATLPPPPPPPPTTTTTTTTRRPPPPPRPRPTTTRRPPPPPRTWPTRPPHPRPQPTTLPPPRPPRPPHTRPPPRTTSTTPPPPRRGACPLPRPPPGRDAAESPCSPLPFDAATQYRGELFFFRGAHYWRLGRGAATHPYEYPGTIVRRFPPLRRVDAAYVSAARRLVLFQGAEFFELGGDLRVARRGGLAELGVDAPRLDAAMVWGHNGRVYLFSGHRYWRLGPDGTAERDYPRHTAVWRGVPANLSAALTQGTHTYFLAGAVFWEFDSFAMRVTQQPLLAAPHWLACPAAVSPRKLVQCSGGRRARLHALLLLLMMMMPMLHPRAAP, encoded by the coding sequence ATGCACAGCGACGTGGCATCGGCCCTGATGGTGCCCTTCTACCAGGACTTCCCCGACGTGTTCCCCCTGCCCGAGGACGACGTGCGCGCCATCAGGGTGCTGTACGGCCCGCCCGACCATGCCGccacgctgccgccgccgccgccgcccccgcctaccaccaccaccaccactaccacccgccGGCCCCCTCCCCCGCCAAGACCCAGGCCCACCACCACCCGCCGGCCCCCTCCCCCGCCCAGAACCTGGCCTACCCGTCCCCCACACCCACGCCCGCAGCCCACTAccctcccgccgccccgccctcctcgtcccccacacacacgcccgcccccccgcaccacctccaccaccccgccGCCCCCCCGCCGCGGCGCCTGCCCCCTGCCGCGGCCGCCCCCCGGGAGGGACGCCGCTGAGTCGCCGTGTTCGCCGCTGCCGTTCGACGCCGCCACACAGTACCGCGGCGAGCTGTTCTTCTTCCGCGGCGCGCACTACTGGCGGCTGGGGCGCGGCGCGGCCACCCACCCCTACGAGTACCCCGGGACCATCGTGCGCCGCTTCCCGCCGCTGCGCCGCGTGGACGCCGCCTACGTCAGCGCCGCGCGGCGCCTGGTGCTGTTCCAGGGCGCGGAGTTCTTCGAGCTGGGCGGCGACCTGCGCGTGGCGCGGCGCGGCGGCCTGGCGGAACTGGGCGTGGACGCGCCGCGCCTGGACGCCGCCATGGTGTGGGGCCACAACGGGCGCGTGTACCTGTTCAGCGGGCATCGGTACTGGCGCCTGGGCCCCGACGGCACCGCCGAGCGCGACTACCCGCGGCACACCGCCGTGTGGCGCGGGGTGCCCGCCAACCTGTCGGCGGCGCTCACGCAGGGCACGCACACTTACTTCCTGGCCGGCGCCGTCTTCTGGGAGTTCGACAGCTTTGCCATGCGCGTGACGCAGCAGCCCCTGCTGGCCGCCCCGCACTGGCTGGCCTGCCCCGCCGCCGTCAGCCCCCGCAAACTCGTCCAGTGCTCGGGGGGGCGCCGCGCCCGCCTCCacgccctgctgctgctgctgatgatgatgatgccgatGCTCCACCCCCGTGCCGCGCCCTGA